The stretch of DNA ATATGTTATGCTGTGCAAAAGGGCAGAATATGAATATAACGAAGCCATGCAGGGGATGAAGCACAATGCCCAAATCCCAATAACAGAAAAActcaaagcaaaaaaaaaaaacagccatCGTTGCTGATACTCAAAGACAGTGGAGACACTTGAATCACATTAACAGAAAACAGGACACATTGTGCAGTTCATGCAAAAAAGGCATAAATGGTTGCATGCAATGAggacatcattcacacacagTAGTCTTTTCTTCTGCCTTCAAGGCAAGATCATTGGCATGCATGATTTGATTGTTATACGTATTTTAACAGTCAGTTTGTAATTTAGCACCAGTTACCTTCACTATCTGAAACAGCACAGTGCATGTCATCTGCAAGGTAAGGGTCTTCTGGCTTATATACATGACTCTTAGGCATATCCCTTATATGGTGGTCCTGTACATCTGGTAAGGAATGGCTGGAGCCATACTGATTTCGTACATCATGAGGATCTGGCACAGAGCCACGACCAACACCCATTGGCTTTCCAACGGGACTGAGAGGGCTCTCTTCTTCTGAGTTCTGCGTACGCATAGAAGGACGTCCACTACGACTATGGATGCCCCTCTGTGATCGTTCCATGGCGTCCCTCTCATAAGACTTACTTCGATAGCCACTTGAATCTCTAGAAGAAATCTTATCCATTCCATAACCTGTGGATCTCGATCGCCCAGAGCCATAAAGACGATCATCTTCCTCCATTGCCTCTCTTGATCCATAGTACTTTTGTTGGTCATAGCTCTTCTTCATACCAGTCCTGGACACCACAGTGCAGCTACCGCCTGTTGATGTTGTCATGGTGTAAGAGGCTAGATCAGACTCTACATCTCGTGCTTCTTCAATCGGAGAGAACTTGGAGATCTTCTGCTCCATGCCTTGCTTCCTATGCTTGCTACGTTTGGAGGAAACAGCGGGTGCCAAATTTTTGGATGAGTGCTTCTGGTTACCCATTCCACCACTGCTGCGGGAAGAGTGCTTATAGTCATCGTAATAGTAAGCAGATCCACCACTTACAGTTGTAACTGGATGTCCATGGCTGTCTACTGCATTCTGATAGGCATTTGTATTTCTTCCATATAAATTGTCAGACCCATCTCCATAGGTTGGTCCACGTTGTCCATTCTCACTCCCATAACCTACCCGTGACATATCGGAGGACCCCATATTCTCCTTTGTCAGTTCACTGATATCATCAATCATGACATAATTTCTGGGGATATTCTGTTCTAGGTTTGTGGCATAGACACCATCTGTTACATATCCTGATGATGGACTGGGGATATGCTCTGTCAAAGTCTGGTCAGAGGAGCGATACTGACCATAAGAATTGTTCAGTGGTGAGGAATAGGCACCGCTGAATCCAGTCTCTTGAGCTGATGTCGCTATTGGAACTGAAGGATTATTTATAACTTcatagtttgtgggcagcttctgtTCAAGATCAGCAAGTGAGGTATGTTGTGGTCTTTGATGGACAGAAAGCATGTCAGCTTGGGGTGGGTAAGGCAGGGTCTGGGTAGGATAAGGTAGAGTCTGCCTTGGTAAAGATCCAGTAGGTGGCTGAAAGCCCTGATGACCAGGCTGCTGCAAACCAAGATCAGGCTCATAAGGAGGCTGACTGTAGCCATGAGTCTGATATGGTCCCTGGGTCTGGTAAGGTGAGGGTTGGGGAGGATGAGGCTGGAAAGTTCCAGGCTGGAGCTGTGAGGAGGTTTGGTACTGTGGTGGCTGAAACCCAATTTGCTGATATGGTGCAGTGGGTGGTTGTGTTGGTGTGGGCTGGGGCTGTGGATATTGATATGGAACATATGAGGAAGTTGGGGGATACTGAGACGCATTCAAATCAGCAGTAAACTGGTTAAGAGGTGTTGTACTTGGGCGTGACAACAGTCCATTTTCTTCATAGGCTCCTGCCGCTACCCCCACAATACGCAAATTATTCAGCTCACTATCTGACATGTAGTCACGTGCATCCCCTATGCATCGTATATATGCCAACTctcgcctctctctctctttagatCTGGTCTCCTTGCGTTGGGTGATGCCTAGTTCCAAGCATCGTAGTTTAGCATCAATCTCCTTCTCCTCTTCCTCTAACTCAGCCTGTTGTTTACGTAATTTAGATGACTCTTGCTCTACAGCTTTCAGTTCACTTAGCAAGCCTGCTTTTATGGCACCGTGAGAGGAACGTGGCAAAACCCTCTGGGACACTCCAGGGGAGGTGTACATATGTGGTATTGCCGGAGTCACAATTGGTAGAGGCGCCTCATCTGGAGGCGGACTGGGAAGCGTTCTCTTCACCTTTCTCATCATGGCGTTCTGCTGCTGCTGCAGGGCTGATATCTAGACAACAGAAATGTTTGAGATTCATTATTATCACAGTATAAATACAGCCAAAATCAGCTTTGAGACTGCAACTTTATGAAAATGTGCATTTATTGCATACCGATACATCATATTTCACAACTAAAGTCATGctcccttaaagggatagtttacccaaaaatgaaaatcctggcatcatttacttaccctcatgttgttctaagcctgtataagtttctttattctgttgaacacaaaagaagatattttgataaatgatggtaagcacacagttcgtacccattgacttatagtatttgtttttctattatggaagtcaatgggtacagtcaactgtgtgcttaccatcatttatcaaaatatcttcttttgtgttcaacagaataaagaaacttatacaggcttagaacaacatgagggtgagtaaattctgacataattttaaattttgggtgaactatgcctttaatgTATATGTGGACAATAAAAAGGAATAGTGCTATTCTGAATATCTACagagtgttattattatttatctttgtagtttttttttatttttataaatctcATACATCATTGTATACATTTTGGAGTATATAATTCAGGTTTGATGTTTGGACTTTCAAGTTATTATAACATGCAAAATTTCATATAAACTAAACATATTGTAGCTTTTTCAGTCTAACAATTATAAACATATACCCATGAGTCTACCCTCTGTAAATAACTAAACATAAGTTAAGTTAACAGCAAAAATCAGTTTATTCCTGTTTTATTGTAAAGATAGGTGGTACccaatattttactgtaaacacatgGATGCAtttgatataaatatattacatgaaatatatagcaaatattaataaaaaaattctgcataCCTAAAGCTGAGATTCCATAAAGAAATTCAGTTGACAAATACGCAAAGGATGAAGTGATAAAAATAGGCTCCTTTTAGCTTTTGTGCAGTTCTCGGAATACATTTGATTGTTTTTTGACAAGCCTGAGCATTTCTTTAGACAGGAACCAAAATGAGAATAAGATTTGGACCTCTCTGTCCAGCTGCTGACAAGCCAGAAGACTGCATGGCTGATCCAGTATGCCTACACTTTGTACCACCCTCTAGCACTTCTTGCCAGATATAGCAGTTTTCCTCTATGTGTGCGTTTGTGTACAAACTTCTGTTCACTATGCACAAATTTGCCCCCAGAAATGggccaaaacagaaaaaaaatccctaattaaaaacactgtaaaattaCATTTCAGATTCAAATTAGACCGATCTAGCTTTAAAAAATTTAAGACCAACGTTGAAGATAAAAATGAGACGGGTAACTTCTAAGATAAGTCTAAGTAGTTTATGCACCTAACACTTGGAGTATCAGGCTAGAAAGTTCTTGTTAAAAGAATGCGACCaattatttaaacaattttcataaaaaaaagtAATCTTGCATTAATACATTGAGCGATTTAAGATCCAGACGTCCAGACATAGTGTAAAAAACATAAGTGACATCATGAAATGTCAAGGCAATTACCACATTTTTACTGTCAAATTGTTTACATATTGAATTGCTTCTCTCCAAAATCGATTGAGGTATTTGATAAATGTTCATATTTCTAGCTGACAACAACTGTAAATGCCAACATTTTTACTTGTAGTTAAAGTATTTATTGAAGTATGTGACTGTATTTACTTTTCATAATGTTTATTCCCTTTATGCTGCCTGctcgcacacacacagcttaaGTACACGACACAATTTTTTACATAGATTTACTAATTAAATTTTTTCATACCTGGCTTCCTGGAATGGCTTGATTTTGGTATAAGGAGAACTTGGTCTTGGCTTGGTCCTCTGATGTTGGGCTGAGAGGCTTAGGATCAGACATGGACCTCTGAACATTCTTTATAGGCCTTGGAATAGTCTGATGCCTCTGAGGTGACTCTGCAGTAAAAGCTTTTTGCTGTGGTGTAACATGTGCCTTATTAAGTTTCTCACTGGAAGCAAAGGTTGTCTCTATCATACGATGGGGGGACAGTGGAGATACTGGGGAGTATAGCACTTGTGGAGATTTTGGTGGCTGACGTGAAGGAGATTCATGTTGTTGCTGAGCTTGCTGCTGGTATCCAATATCTAATGGGTCTGGCTTTCTCCTTTCAAATTTGGTTTGAGTGGCACCAACTAATTGCAAACTAGTGGAATAGGGGCTAACAGTAGTGGGAACACTTAGCTGAGGAGCAACCACTCCATGTGACTGGGCCTCTGGATCAGTTTGACAGGCCAAACTCTCTCCTTTATGGGTCCTTTCTGGGGCAGATATGTAGTGAAGGAGTTCAACCTTTGATGTTTCAGCCATGGTAATGTGTATGGCTGGAGATATTCTGCATAAGTGGTCTGACTCAGTCTGACATGATGAGTCATTGGTGGTCTGAATGGCGATGCTAGATGTAACTTTAGATGCATCACTCTTAGGCTCTGAACTTGACTCAGAGTGTTTGGAGTATCTTGAACGCCTGCGTCGTATAGGCTGATTTTCCCACTCACCCTGGTCCTCTTCATCTGTCTGAACGCTGCTGTCAGCTATTCGTCGAGTTCTACGGCGACGAGACATGAGTTTGTCTTCTGTGTCCTCATCATCAGTTTGGACACAGCTATCTGTAATTCTCTTGACTGACTCCTCCTCTGAACCATTCCTCAAACGGGGCATTGAGTTTTGTTTCTTCATAACCCGGCCATCATGATCTTCACTACTCTTAAGAGACATTTCTGAGGCAGAGCTAGGCAAAGGCCTAGAGGACATCACTGCCTGGACCATCTGGCCATCAGCACAAGGTAAGATTTGCACACTCTGACCTTCTTGTGGAATAATTCTACCATTTTGATCATAGATAATTGAGATGGTTTGAGGTGAAGCTCCACCAACCATTACACCCTGAATGGCACCTTGAGCTGTTGTAACTGCTGCAGAAGCAGCTGCTGAGGCAGCTGCAGCCTCAGCCGCTGCAGCCACCGCCGCTGCTTCAATAGCGGCTGTTTTCTGCCTCTTCTGCTCTTCAAGCTGCTGCTGGAGCTGCTGTTGCAGGGACTGAATTTGGTTTAGCTGCATCCTCTGTTGGGCTAGCTGCTCTCGTTGCATTACCAGCTGTGTTTCCCTTTCAGCCTGTTGCTGCTGAAGAACCTGCTGTTTGATGGTCTGTAGTTCTTGTATCTCCCGCTGCATAAGGAGGTGTTCTTTTTCTCTGTGCCTCTGGAGCTCTACACGGTCCCTCTCTAACTCCTCTTGTAGACGCAGCTGACGTAGTTTCTCCAACTCAACACGTTCTCTCTCTAGTTGCAAGAGTTGCTCCTGTTGCTGTCGCAAAcgttcttcttctttttctttctcaatACTAGCAGAAGTGGTTATTGTGGTACTAGCAGCTGTATCTGGAAAGACTCTGGTAATTGCCTGGGTCTGTTTTTGTGGCACTGTTTGAGGCTGTGTCTGAGACTGGCACTGTGCTTGAGACTTTTCCTGACCTTTGACTAATGACTGTGGTTGGGACTGTATTTGCGTTTGAAGATGTGTTGTAGTACCTTCTACTGAAATATGAGCTGGAGGACCCTGTTCATTTATGACTGAATTAACTGCCACTACACTGGTCTGAATTGGTTGTATACCTTGCATACCCAAATTTGACACAGGTTGACCAGTTTTGGGTGATGCAGATGTTGCAGGCTTTCCCAGGTAAACTGGAGCATCCTGCTCTGAGGTACTATTAGGTGTTACATTTACTGGGGACGTTTCTGAAGCTGTTGCTGAAAAATGGTTTGGTAGAGGATATCTGTAATGTGCTTGGGCAGTAAGAGGCATTCTTGGGGTAACTTGAGGCAACCTGGTGAGGGTAGCCAGGGGAACAGCAGTTACACTTCCTGAAGGTCCATATACTCCTCTTAATACTGGATTGAGAACAGGGGTGGGCTGAGTTGTAATTGGAAGAGTGGATGCTATTGGGGTGTTGATAGTAGAATATATCATGCCATCAGCTGTTCTTACTGCAGGGGGATATAAAGACCTTAGGCTAGCTTGTCTAGCATTGATTAAATTTGTAAGTGTTTGACCATGCACTGTGGGTCTGCCATCAGGACCATATAACAGGTTGGCTCTAATAGATGCTAGGCTTTGCTGAAGGTTAAGTCTAGGACCACCTCTACCTGCAGCATATTGGAGAAGCTCCGGATTACTAGTATAATGACTACCAAACTGCTCCATGGAGTTAAGAGCAGCACACATTCTACTAATCTCTCTGGCTGTAGTGGCACTGTACTGTGCAAGATTGGATTcttgaaaaccaagatcacgAGAAGGATAACCATACTCTGCATTAATGTTGGACATTGAACCATATCTTCGCAAAGGTAATGGTGGAGCTGAATCAACTCCTTGATGGCGTAGATCTGTGTAAGATCCATATTGGGTACCCATTCCCAGGTACCCTGCTTCATATGCTTGCTTCATGGTGCTTAAGTCTACTGCTAAGTCCCCAGGTTCAGTCTTCTGATAATATTGGAGACCTGAACCTGTTAGATTGTTATCTGACATTGATGGTGGAAGTCGTCCTTGAGGAGGCAAGGTAAAAGATCCATCTGCAGCCCCTTGTATATTTGCTGCTTGGTAGCCATCTTTTCCAGACTGTGGTTGTTGCCCAGGGGCTTGCGATGGCTCTGTTGATAAATTAACTTCTGCAGGCTTATTTCGCTGAGCAAATGAACCTGAGCAACTACCAGCAAATGGCAAAttatagacaacatcacagcaAGCCAACTGGTTCTCCGGTTTAATCTGTCCTGTGAGATCCAGAACCTCTTGTGGTGGTTGAGGCTCCTCTCGTTTAACAAGCTGAGTCACAGTACCCCCCTGAGTGTTTTTCTCATCAAACTGTACCATCATTATCTGGGGCTTCCCTGTGGAGAGGTTAATTACAGAAGGCTTGTTCTTTAATTCCAAAGCCGCCCCACCATATATATCATGACCAAGTGTGGGGGTGGAAGATGTAGAACATGATGAGGGTACTGGAGGAAGCGGAGATATCTTTGAAATAGAACTGACCACTGTTTGTGTGCCTCCACATGTGATCTGGCTTACCACTAAGTCCTTCTTTAACAACATTGGTTGGACTTGATTAGCTAAGTTGTAACGAGCAAAAGAAGCATTTTGTTGGTGCTGCTGGAGCTGTTGCTCGAGGAGCTCTTGCTGTTGCTGAAGCTTTTGTTGTTGCTTTTGGAGTTGTTGCTGTTGGAGTCCCAGATTTTCCAGACATGCATCAATTTTTGGAATAGATGGGTCTGCGATCAGTGGCCTGTTTTGGGTGAGACAAACTGCAGATCCAACTCCCTGACCAAAGTCAACTCTATTTTGCAATGGATCTCCATAAACAACTGGTTGCTTTGGTTGTGACATAAACATTGATGCTGCCACAGTCACACTAACTGTTGTAGGTGTGGTTGTTGTCACCTGAGGTTGTGCCTGGGCATTTAGATTCATGATAAGAGGCTGTACAGCAGTATGCCGACCTGGAGGTGTTTCTCCATCAAATGAGTACCTTCGTGAATCAGACGCCAGAGACGTTAGGTCCATACCCTTGTCTGTCATAATAATTGGGGCAGGCTTCATTGGTGCTCTAAGGTCTATTATATTACTACCAGGGGCAATTGTGCCTTGCTCCACAACTCTTGAGGTGCCTGGGACTGTGGAAATTCTACACAAGGATATGTTTCCTACAGGAAGAGAACCAACAGAGGTGGCAGCGCTAACTCGCTCTGATATCTGCGCCCTCTGTAAGCTATGCTGAGGTGATGGGTAGGCTGGATACCTCTGTGGAGATGTGGGTGATGTTGTTTCATTCTGATATATTGTCTGTTGGCCCTCCTTTGTTGGTGAGGATATAGGTGAGGTGGAAGAATTCACAGTTACTGGTTTGGTGGGCTGACTGTGGGTTCCTGATCCTAATGTGATAACCATAACTGGGGAATCTTGAGAGGACTGCTGTCTTGCAAGGCGTGGTGCCCCAGCTCTGTGATGGATCTGAGAGGTTTGAGTGGGTGCCACTGTAGAAGTAGGACAAGGTACAGGGGAACGAGTAGGACTTTGTGATGGGGAAGCAGAAGGAGATGTGGTTGGACTTGAGCCTGTCAAATATGAGAACATCTTTGTTGTTAAGCTGGATGCCCCAGGATCAGGCACTTGACCCTGTACTGTCCCCTGAACAGCAGGTTTTCCTTGAGACTGTGTAGGACCAGGCGGCCTAACATGAGATTGAGGGGTACCAGTTGTATGTCCTACTTTAGAGGTTTGGGTGCTCATTCTACTTTGTTGTGTATGACTCTGCACAGCATGCATCCTTTGTGCCCCTCTATCTACAGAATCACTTCCAGAGAACACGACTGGAGCTGAGACCTGGGTTGGACTTGTACCTGGACTCAAAGATGCTGTTCCAGAATCTAAATGGTGTTTGCTATCTTTgactctttcctgctgcccttGTCTTCCTGGTGTTCGTTGTTGCTGCTTTTGCATCAGTTCTGCCTTTCGCATCATTTCCTCATAAACCTCTTCAGCACTTTTTAATGATTTGTCTGCTGCAGATGATGAGACAGCAGAGGTTTTCTCGGTTGGTGAGTACAAAGACATAAATGTAGGTAGATTGTATTCACTTCCAGATTTGTACAACTTTGAACCCATTTCAAATCCTTCTGCCTCTGAATCCATGGAGGGAGAGTATTCTGAGCAGGATGATCTATGAAGTTCCTCCATCTCAGCAGCTTGTCTGAGCTCCTCTGTTGGGGATGCATCTTCAATAGGTGATAGGTTACTGGGAGGTGTCTTTGACCTCTCTCTGCGTCTCTGTGCCCTCAGTTCCTCCTTGTCCCTTTTAGTTTTTCTGGCTGTACTGCGAATCCTTTGTTGCTCTAAGTCTCTCATCTTCTCCTGCTCTCTGAGGAGTT from Paramisgurnus dabryanus chromosome 14, PD_genome_1.1, whole genome shotgun sequence encodes:
- the bsnb gene encoding protein bassoon isoform X1, giving the protein MGNEASLEGEGQPGQPGGAVPAAGAPASISAPAGGGQLHKPSNGAPIGGTGTGTGHGPGMNSIQGKPNQTDPSMSPKPGGPPGPGAPTQSQGPGQGQAAGKNLRVDVGGGKSGHPPAVSPVGSAPTSPYSLPQIAPMPSSKLCPVCKSADLMGTTDGQPNCNTCTQCRSKVCNQCGFNPNPHLTEVQEWLCLNCQMQRALGMDMETPRSKSQQQIHSPSQPSKPLPTAAPQPQSQPQPHPPADAKKHTVTQAAPQSKPPAPGAIPLPGMAKAPSQPDLSRSGPGTQHQTPRHDHTRSAGSSPSRQPPPPEQPFGKLFGFGASLLNQASNLISVDPVQSTPPGQQPLSPKPPQKQPGPPGPSPTVAAKPTTQPAPPRQESPPKPKVLCPLCKTELNVGEPAKSPNYNLCTQCHTQVCNMCGFNPTPHLTEKKEWLCLTCQTQRAMSGSLGDMPPPVPPAVGSPRLSGPANQQQHRVPNQQASLRPTGPQQQKPPGTQVSGPFSPVKQGAPQSKGPSQQFPATKAETQKQDHGINKKQAMSKTEKEGDVRASSKKGTLDKKDEKKSNGMQKSKQDDDSNKSSTQSLSDTGYSSDGISSSQSEITGLIQEDSVKLNERGFSDQRSPPSPSELTKLESSMRPLLESRTATDQGIHRDGSDTTEQQRPRSLTISQDQEFESDEEASDDLSCKLRHDYVEDSSESGLSPLPTRQKKSQKDQTDEEFMRRQILEMSADEDDMADVEGHTKTKRSHKHSGDLGKERRRLTQQSSSFEEDTKGTDTSYKSSEADDMMASQGGLRRFKTIELNNTNCYNREMELSTDHDLREPELEMESLTGSPEERSRGEYSSTLPATTPSYTSGTSPTSVSSMEDDSDSSPSRRQRLEEAKQQRKARHRSHGPLLPTIEDSSEEDELREEEELLREQEKMRDLEQQRIRSTARKTKRDKEELRAQRRRERSKTPPSNLSPIEDASPTEELRQAAEMEELHRSSCSEYSPSMDSEAEGFEMGSKLYKSGSEYNLPTFMSLYSPTEKTSAVSSSAADKSLKSAEEVYEEMMRKAELMQKQQQRTPGRQGQQERVKDSKHHLDSGTASLSPGTSPTQVSAPVVFSGSDSVDRGAQRMHAVQSHTQQSRMSTQTSKVGHTTGTPQSHVRPPGPTQSQGKPAVQGTVQGQVPDPGASSLTTKMFSYLTGSSPTTSPSASPSQSPTRSPVPCPTSTVAPTQTSQIHHRAGAPRLARQQSSQDSPVMVITLGSGTHSQPTKPVTVNSSTSPISSPTKEGQQTIYQNETTSPTSPQRYPAYPSPQHSLQRAQISERVSAATSVGSLPVGNISLCRISTVPGTSRVVEQGTIAPGSNIIDLRAPMKPAPIIMTDKGMDLTSLASDSRRYSFDGETPPGRHTAVQPLIMNLNAQAQPQVTTTTPTTVSVTVAASMFMSQPKQPVVYGDPLQNRVDFGQGVGSAVCLTQNRPLIADPSIPKIDACLENLGLQQQQLQKQQQKLQQQQELLEQQLQQHQQNASFARYNLANQVQPMLLKKDLVVSQITCGGTQTVVSSISKISPLPPVPSSCSTSSTPTLGHDIYGGAALELKNKPSVINLSTGKPQIMMVQFDEKNTQGGTVTQLVKREEPQPPQEVLDLTGQIKPENQLACCDVVYNLPFAGSCSGSFAQRNKPAEVNLSTEPSQAPGQQPQSGKDGYQAANIQGAADGSFTLPPQGRLPPSMSDNNLTGSGLQYYQKTEPGDLAVDLSTMKQAYEAGYLGMGTQYGSYTDLRHQGVDSAPPLPLRRYGSMSNINAEYGYPSRDLGFQESNLAQYSATTAREISRMCAALNSMEQFGSHYTSNPELLQYAAGRGGPRLNLQQSLASIRANLLYGPDGRPTVHGQTLTNLINARQASLRSLYPPAVRTADGMIYSTINTPIASTLPITTQPTPVLNPVLRGVYGPSGSVTAVPLATLTRLPQVTPRMPLTAQAHYRYPLPNHFSATASETSPVNVTPNSTSEQDAPVYLGKPATSASPKTGQPVSNLGMQGIQPIQTSVVAVNSVINEQGPPAHISVEGTTTHLQTQIQSQPQSLVKGQEKSQAQCQSQTQPQTVPQKQTQAITRVFPDTAASTTITTSASIEKEKEEERLRQQQEQLLQLERERVELEKLRQLRLQEELERDRVELQRHREKEHLLMQREIQELQTIKQQVLQQQQAERETQLVMQREQLAQQRMQLNQIQSLQQQLQQQLEEQKRQKTAAIEAAAVAAAAEAAAASAAASAAVTTAQGAIQGVMVGGASPQTISIIYDQNGRIIPQEGQSVQILPCADGQMVQAVMSSRPLPSSASEMSLKSSEDHDGRVMKKQNSMPRLRNGSEEESVKRITDSCVQTDDEDTEDKLMSRRRRTRRIADSSVQTDEEDQGEWENQPIRRRRSRYSKHSESSSEPKSDASKVTSSIAIQTTNDSSCQTESDHLCRISPAIHITMAETSKVELLHYISAPERTHKGESLACQTDPEAQSHGVVAPQLSVPTTVSPYSTSLQLVGATQTKFERRKPDPLDIGYQQQAQQQHESPSRQPPKSPQVLYSPVSPLSPHRMIETTFASSEKLNKAHVTPQQKAFTAESPQRHQTIPRPIKNVQRSMSDPKPLSPTSEDQAKTKFSLYQNQAIPGSQISALQQQQNAMMRKVKRTLPSPPPDEAPLPIVTPAIPHMYTSPGVSQRVLPRSSHGAIKAGLLSELKAVEQESSKLRKQQAELEEEEKEIDAKLRCLELGITQRKETRSKERERRELAYIRCIGDARDYMSDSELNNLRIVGVAAGAYEENGLLSRPSTTPLNQFTADLNASQYPPTSSYVPYQYPQPQPTPTQPPTAPYQQIGFQPPQYQTSSQLQPGTFQPHPPQPSPYQTQGPYQTHGYSQPPYEPDLGLQQPGHQGFQPPTGSLPRQTLPYPTQTLPYPPQADMLSVHQRPQHTSLADLEQKLPTNYEVINNPSVPIATSAQETGFSGAYSSPLNNSYGQYRSSDQTLTEHIPSPSSGYVTDGVYATNLEQNIPRNYVMIDDISELTKENMGSSDMSRVGYGSENGQRGPTYGDGSDNLYGRNTNAYQNAVDSHGHPVTTVSGGSAYYYDDYKHSSRSSGGMGNQKHSSKNLAPAVSSKRSKHRKQGMEQKISKFSPIEEARDVESDLASYTMTTSTGGSCTVVSRTGMKKSYDQQKYYGSREAMEEDDRLYGSGRSRSTGYGMDKISSRDSSGYRSKSYERDAMERSQRGIHSRSGRPSMRTQNSEEESPLSPVGKPMGVGRGSVPDPHDVRNQYGSSHSLPDVQDHHIRDMPKSHVYKPEDPYLADDMHCAVSDSEAYHLGQEETDWFEKPREPRSDRSRHHGSGSHSSSSRRSNVKHTYHDYDEPPEEDLWPQDEYGHQRHPSSTSSREHRHHVSSSGRHSSSRHSSDDPRSTRSTRSHPKDPSARTETRTSSSTSQKRSTDPRSVNHRDSGDYSRDPSGHQHGSTGQRGQRQPSSSRRQEPSTSSRQQHGEQQPPPQQGQQRSSTGQQASTKQPPETAQQGPQQLGQTTRTQQQSPQQPGQQPAAQMGTTQPTTTVAGTGTGTTQQQPKPGQAPAQARQQQPGAPTTAQPAPAMAKPDTAAPAAAPTPAVAIGSKAIPQTAKVPQTPVTGIGSKAAPRPGGIGSAAQQAAEGENVLTKILQGGAAEQAGKLGDAVSALGKKFTSLW